The following proteins come from a genomic window of Verrucomicrobiota bacterium JB022:
- the rpsB gene encoding 30S ribosomal protein S2, whose product MNITIRDLLDAGVHFGHQVRRYNPKAKKFVYDNRHGISIIDLEKTYAQLEKATAFVEDLVASGKDILFVGSKKQAQEIVREAANSCGMPYAAARWLGGTLTNFTTVRRSMDKYQKYQKWEADGTFDKMHNKEVAAIRREMVRMTRNFEGIANVREMPGAMFIIDTKNEHIAVEEARRLQIPLVALVDTNSDPTVINYPIPGNDDSIKSIRIVVETIVDAIQAGLARRESPETIQPRNVGNVIAAPATEEQVVPVNPRGASEEVPQSYSSDNE is encoded by the coding sequence ATGAATATCACGATCCGAGACCTCCTGGACGCCGGCGTTCACTTTGGCCACCAAGTGCGCCGCTACAACCCGAAGGCGAAGAAGTTCGTCTACGACAATCGCCACGGCATCTCCATCATCGACCTCGAGAAGACCTACGCTCAGCTCGAGAAGGCCACCGCGTTTGTCGAAGACCTCGTCGCCAGCGGCAAGGATATCCTCTTTGTCGGCTCCAAGAAGCAAGCCCAGGAAATCGTCCGCGAAGCCGCCAACTCTTGCGGCATGCCCTACGCCGCAGCCCGCTGGCTCGGCGGTACCCTGACCAACTTCACCACCGTGCGCCGCTCGATGGACAAGTATCAGAAGTACCAGAAGTGGGAAGCTGACGGCACCTTCGACAAGATGCACAACAAGGAAGTGGCCGCGATCCGTCGCGAAATGGTCCGCATGACCCGCAACTTCGAAGGCATCGCCAACGTGCGCGAAATGCCCGGCGCCATGTTCATCATCGACACCAAGAATGAACACATCGCCGTCGAAGAAGCCCGCCGCCTCCAGATCCCCCTCGTCGCCCTCGTCGATACCAACAGCGACCCGACGGTGATCAACTACCCGATCCCGGGTAACGACGACTCCATCAAGTCGATCCGCATCGTCGTCGAGACGATCGTCGACGCGATCCAGGCCGGCCTCGCCCGCCGCGAAAGCCCCGAGACGATCCAGCCCCGCAATGTGGGCAACGTCATCGCCGCTCCCGCGACCGAAGAGCAAGTCGTGCCCGTGAACCCGCGTGGCGCGTCCGAAGAAGTGCCCCAGTCCTACAGCAGCGACAACGAGTAA
- a CDS encoding TonB-dependent receptor: protein MSKFRSLLFVSVVLSPSLFAQDVGSPPDASFGELDIEELLSIPVSSASRKDEVLFETAAAVDVLSASQIRQTGALRLPDVLRYATGVQVSQHTSRAWAISIRGFNLDTSNKLEVLMDGRSLYSPLFSGVIWDGPDYILGDLDRIEVIRGPGATMWGANAVNGVINIYTKPAEDTQGVRLETTWGAPETFVQSGRVGFQPSKNFYARVYSKYYTENATWFQGGDKSPYDRTEMARFGFRTDYLPTERGRLVTTGEYFTDKLGLHYDDYQTYEGGHLLARWEQALADDSTLHVQTWYDRYDRLHLGALDEFRETAELSLRHHVGHLERHDMVWGGGYRYSWDETRQVSIPYLQPEDEGFGVANLYLQDEWTIHPAFRLVLGSKYEYNGLVDRAEVQPSARFKWLPDDRYMFWAAISRAVRTPARADTDLRWVTPLFSIEGNDDYKSEKLVAYELGHRFRTNDTFSIELSLFYHDYDDLATVEPLGGSRYVYANGQRGETWGGEAQVEYRPLYWVRLQASYSYLGQDYDLKPGSRAALASSEQLLGNDARHLASFVAHFELPRATELTTHLRYVGDLPAPAVPDYLEMDVRLAWAPRPGIELALIGRNLLDRYHPEYRQASPVRREISRMVAAQAAFTF from the coding sequence ATGTCCAAATTTCGCTCGCTCCTTTTTGTCTCGGTAGTTCTGTCCCCCTCGCTTTTCGCCCAGGACGTCGGCTCTCCGCCCGATGCCTCGTTTGGCGAGCTCGATATCGAGGAGCTGCTCAGCATCCCCGTCTCTTCAGCGTCTCGCAAGGATGAGGTGCTCTTCGAGACGGCAGCCGCGGTCGACGTGCTCTCGGCCTCCCAGATCCGGCAGACGGGAGCGCTGCGCTTGCCCGATGTGCTACGTTATGCGACGGGGGTCCAGGTGTCTCAACACACCAGCCGAGCCTGGGCGATCAGCATTCGGGGCTTCAACCTCGATACGTCGAACAAGCTGGAAGTGTTGATGGACGGCCGCAGCCTCTACAGCCCGCTCTTCTCGGGCGTGATCTGGGACGGGCCCGACTACATCCTCGGCGATCTCGACCGGATCGAAGTCATTCGCGGGCCCGGGGCCACCATGTGGGGCGCCAATGCCGTCAACGGCGTGATCAACATCTACACCAAGCCGGCGGAGGATACGCAGGGCGTGCGGCTGGAGACGACCTGGGGCGCACCGGAGACTTTTGTGCAGTCGGGCCGCGTGGGCTTCCAGCCTTCGAAGAACTTCTACGCCCGCGTCTACTCCAAGTATTACACCGAAAACGCCACCTGGTTCCAGGGCGGCGACAAAAGCCCTTACGACCGCACGGAAATGGCGCGCTTCGGCTTCCGCACCGACTACCTGCCCACCGAGCGCGGTCGCCTGGTGACAACTGGCGAGTATTTTACCGACAAGCTCGGCCTCCACTACGACGATTACCAGACCTACGAAGGCGGGCACCTGCTCGCCCGTTGGGAGCAGGCGCTGGCCGACGATTCGACCCTGCACGTGCAAACCTGGTACGACCGCTACGACCGCCTGCACCTCGGCGCGCTGGACGAGTTTCGCGAGACGGCAGAGCTGAGCCTGCGCCACCACGTCGGCCATCTGGAGCGGCACGACATGGTGTGGGGCGGCGGTTACCGCTATTCCTGGGACGAGACCCGGCAGGTTTCGATCCCCTACCTGCAGCCGGAAGACGAAGGCTTTGGCGTGGCCAACCTCTACCTGCAGGACGAGTGGACGATCCACCCGGCCTTCCGCCTCGTGCTCGGCAGCAAGTACGAATACAACGGCCTCGTCGATCGGGCGGAAGTGCAGCCCAGTGCCCGCTTCAAATGGCTGCCCGACGATCGCTACATGTTCTGGGCCGCCATCTCCCGCGCGGTGCGCACCCCCGCCCGGGCCGATACCGACTTGCGCTGGGTCACGCCGCTCTTCTCGATCGAAGGCAACGACGACTATAAATCCGAAAAGCTCGTTGCCTACGAGCTGGGCCACCGCTTTCGCACCAACGACACCTTTTCGATCGAGCTTTCGCTCTTTTACCACGACTACGACGACCTCGCGACGGTCGAGCCGCTGGGCGGCAGCCGCTACGTCTATGCCAACGGCCAGCGGGGCGAAACGTGGGGTGGGGAGGCGCAGGTGGAATACCGCCCCCTCTACTGGGTGCGCCTGCAGGCCAGCTACAGCTACCTGGGGCAGGATTACGACCTCAAGCCGGGCAGCCGGGCCGCCCTCGCCAGTTCGGAACAGCTGCTGGGCAACGACGCGCGACACCTCGCCTCCTTCGTCGCGCATTTTGAGCTGCCCCGCGCCACGGAATTGACCACGCATCTTCGTTATGTTGGAGACTTGCCCGCGCCGGCCGTACCCGATTATCTGGAAATGGACGTGCGTCTCGCCTGGGCACCCCGCCCAGGGATCGAGCTTGCGTTGATCGGGCGAAACCTGCTCGATCGCTACCATCCGGAATATCGTCAGGCGTCTCCCGTGCGCCGCGAGATCAGCCGGATGGTGGCAGCACAGGCTGCGTTCACTTTTTAG
- the tsf gene encoding translation elongation factor Ts, which produces MSQITAKMVSDLRAQTGAGMMDCKKALLETNGNVEEAITYLRKKGIASADKKSGREAGDGLVESYIHMGGKVGVLVELNCETDFVAKTDDFKALVRDIAMHIAAASPVCVSREEVPAELLEKEREIAAGQVEGKPANIVQKIVEGKIEKVYQQICLMEQPFVKNPDITITELIKQQISKMGENIVVKRFARFQIGA; this is translated from the coding sequence ATGAGCCAAATCACCGCTAAGATGGTCTCCGACCTCCGCGCCCAGACCGGCGCGGGCATGATGGATTGCAAGAAAGCCCTTCTCGAAACCAACGGTAACGTAGAAGAGGCGATTACCTACCTGCGCAAGAAGGGCATCGCCAGCGCCGACAAGAAGTCGGGCCGCGAAGCCGGTGACGGCCTGGTGGAATCCTACATCCACATGGGTGGCAAGGTGGGCGTGCTCGTGGAGCTCAACTGCGAGACGGACTTCGTGGCCAAGACCGACGACTTCAAGGCCCTCGTGCGCGACATCGCCATGCACATCGCCGCCGCCAGCCCCGTCTGTGTGAGCCGCGAAGAAGTGCCGGCCGAACTCCTCGAAAAGGAGCGCGAAATCGCCGCCGGTCAAGTCGAAGGTAAGCCCGCGAACATCGTCCAGAAGATCGTCGAAGGCAAGATCGAGAAGGTCTATCAACAGATCTGCCTCATGGAGCAGCCCTTCGTCAAGAACCCGGACATCACCATCACCGAGCTGATCAAGCAACAGATCTCCAAGATGGGCGAAAACATCGTTGTGAAGCGTTTCGCCCGCTTCCAGATCGGCGCCTAA
- a CDS encoding ATP-binding protein, giving the protein MMKLPGKSIRMKVTLALLMTSVLSLVVSFTILLIFEWRSAERELVDKLHTEARIVRDNLSAAVAFRSAPDARRMMNGLKSDREVNAAAVYLDTGELIANFVQPGSSFEIPPAAPPIGVKTGADAIEIVLPIEVGGSEVGRLLLVAGYDARDERFVLYLITAACAFLLAAASSLLAARMLERRLSTPVLALADLARRVTRDRDYSVYVPDEGSDEMAQLAQALALMLREVNQREEELKQAVDRLHLALEASRTFIWEWDHERDALYWQSVEGLPIALESLQGISVVDLLERVHPNERARLVNAFHTAATTQDEFSVEFSVLEGEQRVYVSCRGKGFRDAEGNLTRAIGVAHDISQRRQAERALHWREQEFRALVEHSPDVIARYNRELRIIYINSAVLDLTGLTSDYFTGKTLNELQVAPERLEAWRIAIERIYEGAQHAELEFDYPHQDGTLRTFHTRLAPELAPTGEVAQVLAVSREITERKRTEQELRRAKDRAEEAARAKSVFLANMSHDIRTPLTAILGFAEVLDLHGNGEIKEITAMIRSGGKRLMDTLNSVLDLARLEGGESPLKREPIDIRGELEELVDLFRSQANEKGIEFSYTYCREPVSGMVDRAAFTRVMMNLIGNALKFTAEGSVSVRLWEQSDRFYVAVEDTGLGIPKHVIPHIFDAFTRSRQSETRQIEGSGLGLTITRQLVRLMGGEIHVESEEGKGSSFTVSLMKSPKPLTSDPRQTEPQQAAEGSDARRSILAVEDNPSTQRLLGMLLKDQYDVALASTGAESLELAKQRPFDLVLMDLSLETSEAGIQYMQEMREIEPYQSVPILAFTAHALPGESERFQRLGFDGYLGKPFSIDVLRKTLADALANGRQEL; this is encoded by the coding sequence ATGATGAAGCTTCCCGGCAAGTCGATCCGGATGAAAGTGACCCTGGCCCTCCTCATGACCAGCGTCCTGAGCCTCGTCGTCTCCTTTACCATCCTGCTCATCTTCGAATGGCGCTCGGCCGAGCGGGAACTCGTCGACAAGCTGCATACGGAGGCCCGGATCGTGCGCGACAACCTGAGTGCGGCGGTCGCCTTCCGCTCCGCGCCCGATGCTCGCCGCATGATGAACGGTCTCAAGTCGGACCGCGAAGTCAATGCCGCTGCCGTCTACCTGGATACGGGCGAGCTGATCGCCAACTTCGTCCAGCCCGGTTCCTCCTTCGAAATCCCCCCGGCGGCACCCCCGATCGGCGTCAAGACAGGGGCCGATGCCATCGAGATCGTCCTGCCCATCGAAGTGGGAGGCAGCGAAGTCGGTCGGTTGCTGTTGGTTGCCGGTTACGATGCGCGCGACGAGCGCTTCGTGCTCTACCTGATCACGGCCGCCTGCGCCTTCCTGCTGGCGGCGGCCAGTTCGCTGCTGGCAGCCCGAATGCTGGAGCGCCGCCTGTCCACGCCGGTGCTGGCTCTGGCCGATCTGGCCCGCCGCGTCACACGCGACCGCGATTACTCCGTCTACGTGCCCGACGAAGGCTCCGACGAGATGGCCCAGCTCGCGCAAGCCCTTGCGCTCATGCTCCGCGAAGTCAACCAGCGCGAAGAAGAGCTGAAGCAAGCCGTGGACCGCCTGCACCTGGCGCTGGAAGCCTCCCGCACCTTTATCTGGGAGTGGGATCACGAGCGCGACGCCCTCTACTGGCAGTCGGTCGAGGGGCTCCCCATCGCGCTGGAAAGCCTGCAAGGCATCAGCGTGGTCGACCTGCTGGAGCGCGTCCACCCCAACGAACGGGCTCGCCTCGTCAATGCCTTCCACACCGCTGCGACTACGCAGGACGAGTTTTCGGTGGAGTTTTCCGTGCTCGAAGGCGAGCAGCGCGTCTACGTATCCTGCCGCGGCAAAGGCTTTCGCGATGCGGAGGGCAACCTGACCCGCGCCATCGGCGTCGCACACGACATCAGCCAGCGCCGCCAGGCCGAGCGTGCCCTCCACTGGCGCGAGCAGGAGTTCCGCGCCCTCGTCGAGCACTCGCCCGACGTCATCGCCCGCTACAACCGCGAGCTGCGCATCATTTACATCAACAGCGCCGTGTTGGACCTCACAGGGCTCACCTCCGATTACTTTACGGGCAAGACGCTGAACGAACTGCAGGTCGCTCCCGAGCGTCTGGAAGCCTGGCGTATCGCGATCGAACGCATCTACGAAGGGGCGCAGCATGCCGAGCTGGAGTTTGACTACCCACACCAGGACGGCACCCTTCGCACCTTTCACACCCGCCTTGCGCCCGAGCTGGCGCCAACGGGCGAAGTCGCGCAAGTCCTCGCCGTCTCGCGCGAGATCACCGAGCGCAAGCGGACCGAGCAGGAGCTGCGGCGGGCCAAAGACCGGGCCGAAGAAGCCGCCCGCGCCAAGTCCGTCTTCCTCGCCAACATGAGCCACGACATCCGCACCCCGCTCACCGCCATCCTCGGCTTTGCGGAAGTGCTCGACCTGCACGGTAATGGCGAGATCAAGGAGATTACCGCCATGATCCGCAGCGGCGGCAAACGCCTGATGGATACGCTCAACTCCGTGCTCGACCTCGCCCGCCTCGAAGGCGGCGAATCCCCGCTCAAGCGCGAGCCGATCGACATCCGCGGCGAGCTGGAGGAGCTGGTCGACCTCTTCCGCTCGCAGGCGAACGAAAAAGGCATCGAATTTAGCTACACCTACTGCCGCGAGCCCGTCTCCGGCATGGTCGACCGCGCCGCCTTCACTCGTGTGATGATGAACCTGATCGGCAACGCCCTCAAGTTCACCGCCGAAGGCAGCGTATCCGTCCGCCTCTGGGAGCAGTCCGACCGCTTTTACGTGGCAGTGGAAGACACCGGGCTCGGTATCCCCAAGCACGTCATCCCGCACATCTTCGACGCCTTCACCCGCTCGCGCCAGAGCGAAACCCGCCAGATCGAAGGCAGCGGCCTCGGCCTCACCATCACCCGTCAGCTGGTCCGCCTCATGGGAGGCGAAATCCACGTCGAAAGTGAGGAAGGCAAAGGCAGTTCCTTTACCGTTTCATTAATGAAAAGCCCGAAACCGCTCACCTCCGACCCGCGCCAGACCGAGCCGCAGCAAGCAGCGGAAGGCAGCGATGCCCGGCGCTCGATCCTCGCCGTGGAAGACAACCCCAGCACCCAGCGCCTGCTCGGGATGCTGCTCAAAGACCAGTACGACGTCGCCCTCGCTTCCACCGGCGCCGAATCGCTCGAACTGGCCAAGCAACGCCCGTTCGACCTCGTGCTCATGGACCTGAGCCTCGAAACCAGCGAAGCCGGCATCCAATACATGCAGGAAATGCGAGAGATCGAGCCCTACCAAAGCGTCCCCATCCTCGCCTTCACCGCGCATGCCCTGCCGGGCGAGTCCGAGCGGTTCCAGCGCCTCGGCTTCGACGGCTATCTGGGCAAGCCCTTCTCGATCGACGTCTTGCGCAAGACCCTGGCCGACGCCCTCGCCAACGGCCGCCAAGAGCTTTGA
- a CDS encoding YfiR family protein, whose protein sequence is MLRSRFSRLFSVFLAILLAGCGTAYAQHDDEQIPVAAEKLKAAFLFRLCFFVDWEELPADRPFVFLVIGANEIAEELTELVRGKDVEGHAIEVRTTDSLDVVDDAHVVFVSRSFRRWTERIVKDYEGRPVLTVADYRDFPKRGGMVGLFYERDRIALAVNPSKCQDARLQLSARLLAVAREVIEAP, encoded by the coding sequence ATGCTGCGCTCTCGTTTCTCACGCCTCTTCAGTGTGTTTTTGGCCATCCTGCTGGCAGGGTGCGGCACTGCTTACGCGCAGCACGACGACGAGCAGATCCCGGTGGCGGCCGAAAAGCTCAAGGCCGCCTTCCTCTTCCGCCTCTGCTTCTTTGTCGACTGGGAAGAGCTCCCGGCCGACCGCCCCTTCGTCTTTCTGGTGATCGGCGCGAACGAGATTGCCGAGGAGTTGACGGAACTGGTGCGGGGCAAGGACGTGGAGGGCCATGCCATCGAAGTCCGCACCACCGATTCCCTCGACGTAGTCGACGACGCCCACGTAGTATTCGTCAGCCGCTCCTTCCGCCGCTGGACCGAGCGGATCGTAAAGGACTATGAAGGGCGGCCCGTCCTCACCGTAGCGGATTATCGAGACTTTCCCAAACGCGGAGGCATGGTAGGGCTCTTTTATGAGCGCGACCGCATTGCCTTGGCTGTCAACCCATCCAAATGCCAAGACGCCCGTCTGCAACTGAGCGCCCGCCTGCTGGCCGTGGCGCGGGAGGTGATCGAAGCGCCATGA